In Nicotiana tabacum cultivar K326 chromosome 11, ASM71507v2, whole genome shotgun sequence, a single window of DNA contains:
- the LOC107804607 gene encoding uncharacterized protein LOC107804607 isoform X2 encodes MEDSSMTIEFLRARLLAERSVSQTARQRAEELSERVLELEEQLKIVSLQRKKAEKATAAVLSILENNGRSDASEEFDSGSDQEAIFSDSKCAESADNRDERKPTSSNVKEKENDADTFSSSEIVSSPSTGRSLSWKSGNNHSLQSFDRKKYSDSAWRRSSSFASTGSSSPRRSGKSCRRIRRSNTRSATDELQNTSGGCPSEILPSSANNGTQSLMDSAGDNDAKNQLHFHASEMSENQRKADENDENMERALQHKAQLIGQYEAEEKAQREWEEKYRENNSYAQDSCDPGNYSDVTEERDDMKAFEQSYSAEMINLQNHANQFQEADIRSMNGVTDNVPSTPHIDTGRRKDQNCSKVFTSESASEFAFSKSNGSCPENHGPIPAYSHHQSMSANGPPMHPLENTIPSSEGSSSQAGQAFEGAYEKALVSQNASNNIGSILGALEQAKFSLSQQINDYKSSAETVGHSIPTTRTEDRLDIPPGCPGLFRLPTDFQPEATATASYSGLFSRFSSANYSLENGSDKFSTTPYMEPGSNAITGNRFSSHSTRPITDVGSGVSSQRPVLENTLPKSLPYSTRFDYLNSPSSFGLPFSSKSVYPTYPFCLSTTTTTSQSPSWSPLHESSPTTFSPIVVPKLLSGEEMYLRSLPRNETGTTPSFHVSHYDTHLRPNLYR; translated from the exons ATGGAAGATTCTAGTATGACAATTGAATTTCTCCGTGCACGATTATTGGCTGAAAGGTCTGTCTCACAAACAGCAAGGCAGAGAGCTGAAGAACTATCAGAGAGG GTGTTGGAACTGGAAGAGCAGCTAAAGATTGTGTCACTACAAAGAAAGAAAGCCGAGAAGGCCACTGCAGCTGTTCTTTCCATCTTAGAGAACAATGGAAGATCTGATGCTTCGGAGGAGTTTGATTCAGGCTCTGATCAGGAAGCGATATTCTCTGATTCTAAATGTGCTGAGTCCGCTGACAATAGAGACGAGCGAAAGCCAACTTCATCAAAtgtgaaagagaaagaaaatgatgCAGATACATTCTCAAGCTCCGAGATTGTATCTTCTCCATCAACTGGTAGAAGTTTGTCGTGGAAAAGTGGTAATAATCATTCTTTGCAGTCTTTCGACAGGAAGAAATACAGTGATTCTGCCTGGAGGAGGTCTAGTAGTTTTGCATCAACTGGATCTTCTTCGCCAAGACGTTCTGGAAAATCATGCCGACGGATAAGGCGCAGTAACACCAG ATCAGCCACTGATGAATTACAAAATACTTCTGGTGGATGTCCCTCCGAGATTCTTCCTTCTTCTGCTAACAATGGGACTCAATCCTTAATGGACAGTGCTGGCGATAATGATGCGAAAAATCAACTTCACTTTCATGCTTCAGAGATGTCAGAAAATCAAAGGAAAGCAGATGAGAATGATGAAAACATGGAAAGAGCTCTACAACATAAGGCACAACTTATAGGGCAATATGAAGCTGAGGAAAAAGCCCAAAGAGAATGGGAAGAAAAGTACAGAGAGAATAACAGCTATGCGCAG GATTCATGTGACCCTGGGAATTACTCGGACGTGACTGAAGAAAGAGATGACATGAAGGCATTTGAGCAATCATACTCAGCTGAAATGATAAATTTGCAAAATCATGCAAACCAATTCCAGGAAGCAGATATTCGCTCCATGAACGGAGTTACAGACAATGTTCCATCCACTCCACATATCGATACTGGACGACGGAAGGATCAGAATTGCAGCAAAGTTTTTACCTCAGAGTCAGCATCAGAATTTGCATTCTCAAAGTCTAATGGGAGTTGTCCAGAAAATCATGGCCCGATACCTGCTTATAGTCACCATCAGTCTATGTCTGCGAATGGCCCCCCTATGCACCCCTTGGAAAATACTATTCCATCTTCTGAAGGTAGCAGTTCGCAAGCAGGACAAGCTTTTGAAGGAGCTTATGAAAAAGCCTTGGTTTCTCAGAACGCTTCAAATAATATAGGTTCTATCCTGGGGGCACTTGAACAAGCTAAGTTTTCACTCAGCCAACAGATCAATGACTACAAATCTTCTGCGGAAACTGTAGGACATTCTATTCCTACAACTAGAACTGAGGACAGATTAGATATTCCACCTGGGTGCCCTGGCCTTTTCAGACTACCAACAGATTTTCAACCTGAAGCAACTGCAACTGCCAGCTACTCGGGTTTGTTTTCAAGGTTCAGTTCAGCAAATTATTCTCTTGAAAATGGCTCTGATAAATTCTCTACAACCCCTTAcatggagcctggatcaaatgcTATTACAGGAAATAGGTTTTCTTCTCATTCCACCCGACCTATCACAGATGTCGGTTCTGGAGTATCTTCACAAAGGCCTGTCTTGGAAAACACCTTACCCAAAAGTCTACCATATTCCACTAGATTCGACTATCTTAATTCTCCCTCGAGTTTTGGTCTTCCGTTTTCTAGTAAATCAGTGTACCCCACCTATCCTTTTTGCCTCAGTACAACAACTACTACGTCTCAATCCCCAAGTTGGAGTCCACTACATGAATCCTCACCGACCACATTCAGCCCCATTGTAGTGCCAAAATTATTATCAGGTGAAGAAATGTACCTAAGATCACTTCCTAGGAATGAGACAGGTACAACCCCATCATTTCATGTCTCACATTATGATACTCATCTGAGACCAAACCTGTATAGGTAG
- the LOC107804607 gene encoding uncharacterized protein LOC107804607 isoform X1 — translation MTSHGKEDQDQRKILGMEDSSMTIEFLRARLLAERSVSQTARQRAEELSERVLELEEQLKIVSLQRKKAEKATAAVLSILENNGRSDASEEFDSGSDQEAIFSDSKCAESADNRDERKPTSSNVKEKENDADTFSSSEIVSSPSTGRSLSWKSGNNHSLQSFDRKKYSDSAWRRSSSFASTGSSSPRRSGKSCRRIRRSNTRSATDELQNTSGGCPSEILPSSANNGTQSLMDSAGDNDAKNQLHFHASEMSENQRKADENDENMERALQHKAQLIGQYEAEEKAQREWEEKYRENNSYAQDSCDPGNYSDVTEERDDMKAFEQSYSAEMINLQNHANQFQEADIRSMNGVTDNVPSTPHIDTGRRKDQNCSKVFTSESASEFAFSKSNGSCPENHGPIPAYSHHQSMSANGPPMHPLENTIPSSEGSSSQAGQAFEGAYEKALVSQNASNNIGSILGALEQAKFSLSQQINDYKSSAETVGHSIPTTRTEDRLDIPPGCPGLFRLPTDFQPEATATASYSGLFSRFSSANYSLENGSDKFSTTPYMEPGSNAITGNRFSSHSTRPITDVGSGVSSQRPVLENTLPKSLPYSTRFDYLNSPSSFGLPFSSKSVYPTYPFCLSTTTTTSQSPSWSPLHESSPTTFSPIVVPKLLSGEEMYLRSLPRNETGTTPSFHVSHYDTHLRPNLYR, via the exons ATGACAAGTCATGGGAAAGAAGATCAAGATCAGAG GAAAATCCTTGGCATGGAAGATTCTAGTATGACAATTGAATTTCTCCGTGCACGATTATTGGCTGAAAGGTCTGTCTCACAAACAGCAAGGCAGAGAGCTGAAGAACTATCAGAGAGG GTGTTGGAACTGGAAGAGCAGCTAAAGATTGTGTCACTACAAAGAAAGAAAGCCGAGAAGGCCACTGCAGCTGTTCTTTCCATCTTAGAGAACAATGGAAGATCTGATGCTTCGGAGGAGTTTGATTCAGGCTCTGATCAGGAAGCGATATTCTCTGATTCTAAATGTGCTGAGTCCGCTGACAATAGAGACGAGCGAAAGCCAACTTCATCAAAtgtgaaagagaaagaaaatgatgCAGATACATTCTCAAGCTCCGAGATTGTATCTTCTCCATCAACTGGTAGAAGTTTGTCGTGGAAAAGTGGTAATAATCATTCTTTGCAGTCTTTCGACAGGAAGAAATACAGTGATTCTGCCTGGAGGAGGTCTAGTAGTTTTGCATCAACTGGATCTTCTTCGCCAAGACGTTCTGGAAAATCATGCCGACGGATAAGGCGCAGTAACACCAG ATCAGCCACTGATGAATTACAAAATACTTCTGGTGGATGTCCCTCCGAGATTCTTCCTTCTTCTGCTAACAATGGGACTCAATCCTTAATGGACAGTGCTGGCGATAATGATGCGAAAAATCAACTTCACTTTCATGCTTCAGAGATGTCAGAAAATCAAAGGAAAGCAGATGAGAATGATGAAAACATGGAAAGAGCTCTACAACATAAGGCACAACTTATAGGGCAATATGAAGCTGAGGAAAAAGCCCAAAGAGAATGGGAAGAAAAGTACAGAGAGAATAACAGCTATGCGCAG GATTCATGTGACCCTGGGAATTACTCGGACGTGACTGAAGAAAGAGATGACATGAAGGCATTTGAGCAATCATACTCAGCTGAAATGATAAATTTGCAAAATCATGCAAACCAATTCCAGGAAGCAGATATTCGCTCCATGAACGGAGTTACAGACAATGTTCCATCCACTCCACATATCGATACTGGACGACGGAAGGATCAGAATTGCAGCAAAGTTTTTACCTCAGAGTCAGCATCAGAATTTGCATTCTCAAAGTCTAATGGGAGTTGTCCAGAAAATCATGGCCCGATACCTGCTTATAGTCACCATCAGTCTATGTCTGCGAATGGCCCCCCTATGCACCCCTTGGAAAATACTATTCCATCTTCTGAAGGTAGCAGTTCGCAAGCAGGACAAGCTTTTGAAGGAGCTTATGAAAAAGCCTTGGTTTCTCAGAACGCTTCAAATAATATAGGTTCTATCCTGGGGGCACTTGAACAAGCTAAGTTTTCACTCAGCCAACAGATCAATGACTACAAATCTTCTGCGGAAACTGTAGGACATTCTATTCCTACAACTAGAACTGAGGACAGATTAGATATTCCACCTGGGTGCCCTGGCCTTTTCAGACTACCAACAGATTTTCAACCTGAAGCAACTGCAACTGCCAGCTACTCGGGTTTGTTTTCAAGGTTCAGTTCAGCAAATTATTCTCTTGAAAATGGCTCTGATAAATTCTCTACAACCCCTTAcatggagcctggatcaaatgcTATTACAGGAAATAGGTTTTCTTCTCATTCCACCCGACCTATCACAGATGTCGGTTCTGGAGTATCTTCACAAAGGCCTGTCTTGGAAAACACCTTACCCAAAAGTCTACCATATTCCACTAGATTCGACTATCTTAATTCTCCCTCGAGTTTTGGTCTTCCGTTTTCTAGTAAATCAGTGTACCCCACCTATCCTTTTTGCCTCAGTACAACAACTACTACGTCTCAATCCCCAAGTTGGAGTCCACTACATGAATCCTCACCGACCACATTCAGCCCCATTGTAGTGCCAAAATTATTATCAGGTGAAGAAATGTACCTAAGATCACTTCCTAGGAATGAGACAGGTACAACCCCATCATTTCATGTCTCACATTATGATACTCATCTGAGACCAAACCTGTATAGGTAG